From one Rubrobacter xylanophilus genomic stretch:
- a CDS encoding TerC family protein: MLHWDIISKLGGLLFVNLILSGDNAVVIAMASRRLKGSLRRKAIVWGAAGAVGLRMVFAAVVTLLLSIPLLRAAGGALLCWISWGLVREDDGGEDGGPGEEVGEGSGKGVWDAVKIIVLADAVMSLDNVIALVGIAGGNLWLLAVGLLLSIPLVIWGSTLLSALLERLPVLVYAGAALLIYVAVEMFFEDEALKGLLAPLADVEWAVGLAAAAVFTAVAWGWSRLRRA; the protein is encoded by the coding sequence TTGCTGCACTGGGACATCATCTCAAAGCTCGGGGGTCTGCTGTTCGTGAACCTCATCCTCTCGGGGGACAACGCGGTGGTCATAGCGATGGCCAGCCGCCGCCTCAAGGGTTCGCTGCGCCGCAAGGCCATCGTCTGGGGGGCGGCCGGGGCGGTGGGGCTGCGGATGGTCTTCGCCGCGGTGGTCACCCTCCTGCTCTCCATCCCCCTTCTCCGGGCGGCGGGAGGGGCGCTGTTGTGCTGGATCTCCTGGGGACTCGTCCGGGAGGACGACGGTGGAGAGGACGGGGGTCCGGGCGAAGAGGTGGGCGAGGGCTCGGGCAAAGGAGTGTGGGACGCGGTGAAGATCATCGTGCTCGCCGACGCAGTGATGTCCCTGGACAACGTCATAGCGCTCGTGGGGATCGCCGGGGGCAACCTGTGGCTGCTCGCGGTGGGGCTGTTGTTGAGCATTCCGCTGGTGATCTGGGGCAGCACCCTGCTGAGCGCGCTTCTGGAGCGGCTTCCGGTCCTGGTGTACGCCGGCGCGGCCCTGCTGATCTACGTCGCGGTGGAGATGTTCTTCGAGGACGAAGCGCTGAAAGGCCTCCTGGCGCCGCTGGCGGACGTGGAGTGGGCCGTGGGGCTGGCCGCGGCCGCGGTCTTCACGGCCGTAGCCTGGGGATGGTCGCGCCTCAGGAGGGCTTAG
- a CDS encoding helix-turn-helix domain-containing protein — MQLYLVDGARLRELRERAGFSPEELSGMVGRGPTWITELERQSRTYVLEILVHKLVGALGVGISDLSAYPDPPAPPAEPEDLRVSPGSLRALRERAGLSPEELEKRAGLAPGSVTRAEEADEGDEVLASVETIWRLARALEASPTHLVARRGGFFSKPS; from the coding sequence ATGCAGCTGTATTTGGTGGACGGAGCCCGGCTCAGGGAGTTGCGTGAGCGGGCGGGGTTCTCGCCGGAGGAGCTCTCCGGGATGGTCGGCCGCGGCCCCACCTGGATCACCGAGCTGGAGCGGCAGAGCCGGACGTACGTCCTGGAGATCCTGGTGCACAAGCTCGTCGGGGCGCTCGGGGTTGGGATCTCCGACCTCTCGGCCTATCCCGACCCTCCGGCCCCGCCCGCGGAACCGGAGGACCTGCGCGTCTCACCCGGGAGCCTGCGGGCCCTCCGGGAGCGGGCCGGGCTCTCGCCGGAGGAGTTGGAGAAGAGGGCCGGGCTCGCGCCGGGTTCGGTGACCCGGGCGGAGGAAGCGGATGAGGGGGACGAGGTACTGGCCTCCGTGGAGACCATCTGGAGGCTGGCCCGGGCGCTGGAGGCCTCCCCCACCCACCTGGTGGCGAGGAGAGGCGGCTTCTTCTCTAAGCCCTCCTGA
- a CDS encoding helix-turn-helix transcriptional regulator has product MAKVDGALLKAARERVFMSREELAEALALNVGVVVGLEASERTEVRENLVEELAQILFVSRAELTSHPDPPEPVRVDLRPEDLPYEV; this is encoded by the coding sequence GTGGCCAAGGTAGATGGGGCGTTGTTGAAGGCCGCCCGGGAGAGGGTATTCATGTCGCGGGAGGAGCTGGCGGAGGCTCTGGCCCTGAACGTCGGGGTGGTGGTGGGGCTCGAGGCCTCCGAGCGCACCGAGGTGCGGGAGAACCTGGTCGAGGAGCTGGCCCAGATCCTCTTCGTCTCCCGGGCCGAGCTGACCAGCCATCCCGATCCTCCGGAGCCGGTAAGGGTGGATCTGCGGCCGGAGGATCTCCCCTACGAGGTGTAG
- a CDS encoding FadR/GntR family transcriptional regulator: MSPPSPNNSESARRRKLYEKIAAHIRGLIASGELQPGQALPSERKLAEQFKVGRAVVREAVRQLEAHGLVESRHGGGNYVREITSEHLVAPIASVLSNSKAQLRRELMEARLLFEPQVAREAAARADEEDIRRLEAVIRRQQERVERGQPTPKEDAEFHSLLAQATHNTVVERVMDVINGLLEDSYERLFQHGERSRRSLEGNSRILEAVMQHDQEAAEKAMKEHIADVARSL; the protein is encoded by the coding sequence ATGAGCCCTCCTTCGCCCAACAACTCTGAGTCGGCGCGGCGCAGGAAACTCTACGAGAAGATAGCCGCCCACATCCGCGGGCTCATAGCCAGCGGCGAGCTCCAGCCGGGGCAGGCGCTTCCCTCCGAGCGCAAGCTGGCCGAACAGTTCAAGGTCGGGCGGGCGGTGGTTCGGGAAGCGGTACGGCAGCTGGAGGCGCACGGTCTGGTGGAGAGCCGCCACGGCGGGGGCAACTACGTCCGGGAGATCACCAGCGAGCACCTGGTGGCGCCCATAGCCAGCGTCCTCAGCAACAGCAAGGCCCAGCTGCGGCGAGAGCTCATGGAGGCCCGGCTGCTCTTCGAGCCGCAGGTCGCCCGCGAGGCCGCGGCCCGGGCCGACGAGGAGGACATCCGGCGGCTCGAAGCGGTCATCCGGCGGCAGCAGGAGCGCGTAGAGCGCGGCCAGCCCACCCCCAAGGAGGACGCCGAGTTCCACAGCCTCCTGGCGCAGGCCACCCACAACACCGTCGTCGAGCGGGTGATGGACGTCATCAACGGGCTGCTCGAGGACTCCTACGAGCGGCTCTTCCAGCACGGAGAGCGCTCCCGGCGCTCGCTGGAGGGCAACAGCCGCATCCTGGAGGCCGTCATGCAGCACGACCAGGAGGCGGCCGAGAAGGCCATGAAGGAACACATAGCCGACGTCGCCCGCAGCCTCTAA
- a CDS encoding histidine phosphatase family protein — protein MGGVRHLSKTTPRAAALLAALLALLVPACAREEENPASPPPETTLSEARLLPELREGGYVIFFRHAATDLSVADAREPDLRDCSTQRNLTPEGRRQAERIGEAFRRLGIPTGPVLTSPYCRTRTTARLAFGRAKTERALLPPDYDPPGPRRHPDLPEGGLTRLLSTPPPPGKNAVLVGHESALREVTGTSLPEGGAAIFAPHNGENPPRPLKILPPDYWTRLTPPRKTAQDGARSRR, from the coding sequence ATGGGAGGCGTAAGACACCTGTCGAAGACCACACCCCGCGCAGCGGCCCTGCTCGCCGCGCTGCTCGCCCTCCTCGTCCCCGCCTGCGCTCGCGAGGAGGAGAATCCGGCCTCCCCACCCCCGGAGACGACCCTCTCCGAGGCCCGCCTCCTCCCGGAACTCCGGGAGGGAGGCTACGTGATCTTTTTCCGCCACGCCGCGACGGACCTCTCGGTCGCGGACGCTAGGGAGCCCGACCTCCGCGACTGCTCGACCCAGCGCAACCTCACCCCGGAGGGCCGCCGGCAGGCAGAAAGGATCGGCGAGGCGTTCCGCCGGCTGGGGATCCCCACGGGCCCCGTCCTCACAAGCCCCTACTGCAGAACCCGGACGACCGCCCGCCTGGCCTTCGGGCGCGCAAAGACCGAGAGGGCGCTCCTGCCCCCGGACTACGATCCCCCGGGCCCCCGACGACACCCCGATCTCCCCGAAGGAGGCCTCACCCGCCTCCTCTCCACCCCTCCCCCGCCCGGGAAGAACGCGGTGCTCGTGGGACACGAATCGGCCCTGCGGGAGGTCACGGGCACCTCCCTGCCCGAAGGGGGCGCGGCGATCTTCGCCCCCCATAACGGAGAGAACCCTCCCCGGCCCCTGAAGATCCTCCCGCCCGACTACTGGACCCGGCTCACCCCACCCCGAAAGACCGCTCAGGATGGAGCCCGCAGCCGCCGGTAG
- a CDS encoding glycosyltransferase family 117 protein — METRLRWSGREGWGAGIAAALCGGFAFLLYLRTLAPTVLYYDLPRLRDSATLQAKAAVLGIPDYTGYPTYVMLTHLFTYLPFGDVAYRVNLASAVFGAVAVGFLSLAGTKLSGRVAAGVAGGLAFGVAPVFWSQAVIAEVYTLNALFVALVLCMLLVWRERRRDRYLLLAAFLMGLSLTHHLTSGLLLPAAVLLVLLVEPGKLLEWRLVLKGAGLFVLGLTPYLYLPIRASMDYLPEGYLWGQPLIQKYPPNTLYGFYNLVSGGQWKERMWAFGPAELPGRVEMYLEHMMGYGGQFGVWLVAAAAAGFLYLVYRDAPSAATLGFLYLGWLFYALEYDIEDVEYYFIPTYLVLALFMAAGFGGLIDAVRALGARLPAAPEAAAAFLAALFCVISPLGRLDATYARVDMSGDYRGREIIESVARNVERGATILHHRSPLDYMVLVEHRRTDLRLLPYLELPGPPGYVRAVRALQRGPVYILFPGRETTPYYLGVAGSERLYGSRGYDLVPVDREVLLYRVVPRPGALPPGELRPEKRA, encoded by the coding sequence ATGGAGACGAGGCTGCGGTGGAGTGGCCGGGAGGGATGGGGCGCCGGGATCGCCGCTGCGCTCTGCGGGGGATTTGCCTTCCTGCTCTACCTCAGGACCCTCGCGCCCACCGTGCTGTACTACGACCTGCCGCGCCTGCGCGACTCGGCGACGCTGCAGGCCAAGGCCGCCGTGCTTGGCATCCCGGACTACACCGGCTACCCCACCTACGTCATGCTGACCCACCTGTTCACCTACCTCCCCTTCGGGGACGTGGCCTACCGGGTCAACCTGGCGAGCGCGGTCTTCGGGGCCGTTGCCGTGGGGTTTCTGAGCCTCGCCGGGACGAAGCTCAGCGGACGGGTCGCGGCCGGGGTGGCGGGCGGGCTGGCCTTCGGGGTGGCCCCGGTGTTCTGGAGCCAGGCGGTGATCGCCGAGGTCTACACCCTCAACGCCCTGTTCGTGGCCCTCGTGCTCTGCATGCTCCTGGTGTGGCGCGAGCGGCGGCGGGACCGCTACCTGCTCCTTGCGGCCTTCCTCATGGGGCTCTCGCTCACCCACCACCTCACGAGCGGGCTGCTCCTGCCCGCTGCGGTGCTCCTCGTGCTGCTCGTGGAGCCGGGGAAGCTCCTCGAGTGGCGGCTCGTCCTGAAGGGGGCCGGGCTCTTCGTGCTCGGGCTCACCCCCTACCTCTACCTGCCTATCCGGGCCTCGATGGACTACCTTCCGGAGGGCTATCTCTGGGGGCAGCCCCTCATCCAGAAGTATCCCCCCAACACCCTCTACGGCTTCTACAACCTGGTCTCCGGCGGACAGTGGAAGGAGCGGATGTGGGCCTTCGGCCCCGCCGAGCTGCCCGGCAGGGTGGAGATGTACCTGGAGCACATGATGGGCTACGGGGGGCAGTTCGGCGTGTGGCTCGTGGCGGCCGCCGCGGCGGGCTTTCTCTACCTCGTCTACCGGGACGCGCCATCGGCCGCGACGCTCGGGTTCCTCTATCTCGGGTGGCTCTTCTATGCACTCGAGTACGACATCGAGGACGTGGAGTACTACTTCATCCCCACCTACCTGGTGCTCGCCCTCTTCATGGCCGCCGGCTTCGGCGGCCTCATCGACGCCGTCCGGGCGTTGGGGGCGCGCCTGCCCGCGGCGCCGGAGGCCGCGGCGGCGTTCCTTGCCGCTCTCTTCTGTGTCATTTCGCCGCTCGGGAGGCTCGATGCGACCTACGCGAGGGTGGACATGAGCGGGGACTATCGGGGGCGCGAGATCATCGAGTCCGTCGCCCGAAACGTGGAGCGGGGGGCTACCATCCTCCACCATCGCAGCCCGCTGGACTACATGGTGCTCGTCGAGCACCGGAGGACGGACCTCAGGCTGCTTCCCTACCTGGAGCTCCCCGGTCCCCCCGGCTACGTCCGGGCGGTCCGGGCCCTCCAGAGGGGGCCGGTCTACATCCTCTTCCCCGGCCGGGAGACCACCCCGTACTACCTGGGCGTCGCCGGATCCGAGCGGCTCTACGGGAGCCGCGGCTACGACCTCGTCCCGGTGGACCGGGAGGTGCTGCTCTACCGGGTCGTCCCGCGCCCCGGCGCCCTGCCGCCGGGGGAGCTGAGGCCGGAGAAGCGAGCCTGA
- a CDS encoding cobalamin-independent methionine synthase II family protein, with protein MLEARADVVGSLLRPPGLLRARERYVRGEISAADFKRTEDAAVDRAIRLQEEAGLPVVTDGEMRRTSFQSQLVEAVEGFGEVPLEAYLWGEWRGDGRVGDRSVERPRELGVRNRLRARRHLSVEEFVYARARTQRTVKVTLPSPSLYANLWSPEVSREAYPTLDAFLEDIAEILRREVEELVRLGATYIQLDAPHYPLLLDPRTRRFYEARGWDLDRWLSRGVELDNHVIGDHPGVTFAFHLCRGNQGSRWLVSGSYEPLARRLFRGVRAQRLMLEYDDERSGSFGPLAHLPEDKVAVLGLVTTKSPRRETPEELEARLREASRFVPPERLALSPQCGFATSVVGNAITPADQEYKLRVVAETARRFWG; from the coding sequence ATGCTCGAGGCGCGCGCGGACGTTGTGGGTAGTCTCCTGAGGCCCCCGGGGCTCCTGCGGGCCCGGGAGCGCTACGTGCGGGGTGAGATCTCCGCGGCGGACTTCAAGCGTACTGAGGACGCGGCGGTGGATCGGGCGATCCGGCTGCAGGAAGAGGCCGGGCTGCCGGTGGTCACCGACGGCGAGATGCGCCGGACCTCCTTCCAGAGCCAGCTCGTCGAGGCCGTGGAGGGCTTCGGAGAGGTGCCCCTCGAAGCGTACCTGTGGGGCGAGTGGCGCGGCGACGGGCGGGTGGGGGACCGGAGCGTCGAACGGCCGCGGGAGCTCGGGGTTCGCAACAGACTCCGCGCCAGGCGACACCTCTCGGTGGAGGAGTTCGTCTACGCCCGCGCCCGGACGCAGAGGACCGTGAAGGTCACCCTCCCGAGCCCCTCGCTCTACGCCAACCTGTGGTCGCCGGAGGTCTCCCGGGAGGCGTACCCCACGCTGGACGCCTTTCTGGAGGACATCGCGGAGATTTTGCGCCGCGAGGTGGAGGAGCTGGTCCGGCTCGGGGCGACCTACATCCAGCTCGACGCGCCCCACTACCCGCTGCTGCTCGACCCCCGCACCCGCCGCTTCTACGAAGCCCGCGGCTGGGACCTGGACCGGTGGCTCTCCCGGGGGGTCGAGCTGGACAACCACGTCATCGGCGACCACCCCGGGGTGACCTTCGCCTTCCACCTGTGCCGGGGCAACCAGGGGAGCCGCTGGCTGGTCTCCGGCTCCTACGAGCCCCTGGCCCGGCGCCTCTTCCGCGGCGTGCGGGCGCAGCGGCTGATGCTGGAGTACGACGACGAGCGCAGCGGCTCCTTCGGGCCGCTCGCCCACCTGCCGGAGGACAAGGTCGCGGTGCTCGGTCTCGTCACCACCAAGTCTCCCCGGCGCGAGACCCCGGAGGAGCTGGAAGCGCGGCTGAGGGAAGCCTCCCGCTTCGTGCCGCCGGAGCGCCTCGCGTTGAGTCCCCAGTGTGGCTTCGCGACCTCCGTGGTCGGGAACGCCATCACCCCCGCGGACCAGGAGTACAAGCTTCGGGTCGTCGCCGAGACCGCCCGCCGCTTCTGGGGCTAG
- a CDS encoding CAP domain-containing protein: MQPARWPVVAACLLISALAALGISSPAAAQTYEPQELELLRLINDYRQQNGLEPLLLSDPLSRAAEHHSEDMGRYGFFSHTTQASSYYPVGADHTVRAAQEGYDYDTSTAENLAYGQPTAEAAFEAWRTSPGHNANMLGDYRVIGIGLVWVGGTPYWTTVFGAYVDPSAAPAGGGVTDAGTAQQERSPDPTTSLENAAPAGEPVAQADREEKESAPPAPSRTPASAAAGQYADRSGEAPPAPQERQEEPREVQAQYGDPSRQQDPPAPRSGAGSTEEETHDASEWSGSAAANGAFGQEESNGAPEDPPAGGREERAGGDSVLGITTLPDTGGPGLGAIAAGVLLAAGGLLRLRR; the protein is encoded by the coding sequence ATGCAGCCAGCACGCTGGCCGGTCGTCGCAGCCTGTCTTCTGATCTCGGCGCTCGCGGCGCTGGGGATCTCCAGCCCCGCAGCGGCCCAGACCTACGAACCACAGGAGCTCGAGCTCCTGCGCCTCATAAACGACTACCGCCAGCAGAACGGGCTGGAGCCGCTGCTGCTCTCGGATCCGCTCTCGCGCGCCGCCGAGCACCACTCGGAGGACATGGGCCGCTACGGCTTCTTCTCGCACACCACCCAGGCCAGCTCCTACTACCCGGTGGGGGCGGACCACACGGTGCGCGCCGCGCAGGAGGGCTACGACTACGACACCAGCACCGCGGAGAACCTGGCCTACGGGCAGCCCACCGCGGAGGCGGCCTTCGAGGCCTGGCGCACCTCCCCGGGTCACAACGCGAACATGCTCGGCGACTACCGGGTGATAGGCATCGGGCTGGTCTGGGTCGGGGGAACGCCCTACTGGACGACGGTCTTCGGCGCCTACGTGGACCCCTCCGCAGCACCTGCGGGCGGGGGCGTAACGGACGCGGGCACGGCGCAGCAGGAGCGCTCTCCCGACCCCACAACATCCCTCGAGAACGCCGCACCGGCCGGGGAGCCGGTCGCCCAGGCGGACCGGGAGGAGAAGGAGAGCGCACCCCCCGCCCCGAGCCGCACCCCCGCTTCGGCGGCCGCCGGGCAGTACGCGGACCGCTCCGGGGAGGCTCCTCCCGCCCCTCAGGAGCGGCAGGAGGAGCCCCGAGAGGTCCAGGCCCAGTACGGGGACCCCTCCCGGCAGCAGGATCCGCCGGCCCCGCGGAGCGGAGCGGGAAGCACAGAAGAAGAGACGCATGATGCCTCCGAGTGGTCCGGAAGCGCAGCCGCAAACGGCGCCTTCGGGCAGGAGGAGAGCAACGGAGCTCCGGAGGATCCCCCCGCCGGAGGCAGGGAGGAGCGGGCCGGCGGTGACTCGGTGCTCGGGATCACGACGCTCCCCGACACCGGCGGGCCGGGGCTCGGGGCGATCGCCGCCGGAGTCCTTCTCGCGGCCGGCGGGCTGCTCCGGCTGCGCCGCTAG
- a CDS encoding protein O-mannosyl-transferase family, whose translation MKQAAPKPKSRRNYPAIVAGAGVTLFCYAMYIATLAPTVVYYDWPILLDSAMLQVHAIVLGIPGGTGSPSWVLLTHLFTYLPIGDPAYRTNLASATYAAGAVALVYVAAYLLTRRMLASAVAALAFGLGTTLWSMAVIAEIYPLNALMIMAPVVCLLLWRERRRDRYLLLAAFLMGFAMTNHLTSGLVLPGAALFVAAVERRKLFEWRLILKGAGLFVLGLTPYLYLPLRSAMNPPLDEWEPTSLGRFWYLVGGGDHQKLLWEFGPAELPGRFMLYLGYLFQNFHWGLVMVAMVGMAVLVARDRAAALLVGFLFGGWLFHALEYGIRDVNLYFITTYLMVALALAVGVAGLTEVVEDLLSRYSYAARTAVMVSAAMAAVLYPLIYLPAAYARNDMSDDYQGREIIETVAEKAKPDATILHHRSSLWYMVLVEKRRQDITLVDPWPPGRQRYTDIVWPGDLNFVSTNLRYGTNDYTGVTTAREAARSGPVYILDQDSAAPQNFWNADFNIVRVERGILYELVPPGGTTYTPPQEQKS comes from the coding sequence GTGAAACAGGCGGCGCCCAAGCCCAAGAGCAGGAGAAACTACCCCGCCATCGTGGCCGGAGCCGGGGTGACGCTCTTCTGCTATGCCATGTACATAGCCACCCTGGCCCCGACCGTCGTCTACTACGACTGGCCGATCCTGCTCGACTCGGCGATGCTTCAGGTGCACGCCATCGTGCTCGGCATCCCGGGTGGGACCGGAAGCCCGAGCTGGGTGTTGCTCACCCACCTCTTCACCTACCTGCCGATCGGGGACCCGGCCTACCGGACCAACCTGGCCTCGGCCACCTACGCGGCGGGTGCGGTCGCGCTCGTCTACGTCGCCGCCTACCTCCTCACCCGCCGGATGCTCGCTTCGGCGGTGGCGGCGCTCGCCTTCGGGCTCGGTACCACGCTCTGGAGCATGGCGGTGATCGCCGAGATCTACCCGCTCAACGCCCTCATGATCATGGCCCCCGTCGTCTGCCTGCTCCTGTGGCGCGAGCGGCGGCGGGACCGCTACCTGCTCCTTGCGGCCTTCCTGATGGGCTTCGCGATGACCAACCACCTCACGAGCGGGCTGGTGCTCCCCGGAGCCGCCCTGTTCGTGGCCGCCGTGGAGCGGAGGAAGCTCTTTGAGTGGCGGCTCATCTTGAAGGGGGCTGGGCTCTTCGTGCTCGGGCTCACCCCCTACCTCTATCTCCCCCTCCGCTCGGCCATGAACCCCCCGCTCGACGAGTGGGAGCCGACCAGCCTGGGGCGCTTCTGGTACCTGGTCGGCGGGGGGGACCACCAGAAGCTGCTCTGGGAGTTCGGCCCCGCGGAGCTTCCCGGGCGCTTCATGCTCTACCTCGGCTATCTCTTCCAGAACTTCCACTGGGGGCTCGTGATGGTGGCGATGGTGGGGATGGCGGTGCTCGTGGCCCGGGACCGGGCGGCGGCGCTGCTGGTGGGGTTTCTCTTCGGCGGCTGGCTCTTCCACGCCCTTGAGTACGGCATCCGGGACGTCAACCTGTACTTCATCACCACCTACCTCATGGTCGCCCTCGCGCTGGCCGTCGGGGTCGCCGGGCTCACCGAGGTGGTCGAGGACCTCCTCTCCCGCTACTCCTACGCGGCCCGGACGGCGGTGATGGTCTCGGCGGCCATGGCGGCCGTGCTCTACCCGCTCATCTACCTGCCGGCGGCCTACGCCCGGAACGACATGAGCGACGACTACCAGGGGCGCGAGATCATCGAGACCGTGGCCGAGAAGGCGAAGCCCGACGCCACCATCCTTCACCACCGCAGCAGCCTGTGGTACATGGTCCTGGTGGAGAAGCGGCGCCAGGACATAACGCTCGTGGACCCGTGGCCCCCGGGGCGTCAGCGCTACACGGACATCGTATGGCCCGGCGACCTGAACTTCGTGAGCACCAACCTCCGCTACGGCACCAACGACTACACCGGGGTGACCACGGCCCGTGAGGCCGCCCGCAGCGGTCCGGTGTACATCCTGGACCAGGACAGCGCAGCCCCGCAGAACTTCTGGAACGCGGACTTCAACATCGTGCGGGTGGAGCGCGGGATCCTCTACGAGCTGGTGCCCCCGGGCGGCACGACCTACACCCCGCCGCAGGAGCAGAAGAGCTAG
- a CDS encoding NADPH:quinone oxidoreductase family protein encodes MRAWRVHENGEPERVLRLEEIEEPSPGPGEVLVGVEAVSLNFLDVLLCRGGYQERPEPPFVPGAEASGRVLAAGPETGIEPGGRVVVLTRPEGAFAERVAVPAERVFPVPEEMPPEKAAALPIAYQTAHFALHRRAGLEPGETVLVHAGAGGVGSAAIQLARAADARVIATAGSERKLRICRELGAELAIDYRRQDVIGAVKEATGGRGADVVFDPVGGDVFDASRRCVAFEGRLLVIGFAGGRIAEAPTNHVLLKNYSVVGVHWGLYQSVMPGLVREVHEELLRLYASGEIDPLIGDSVSFEELPGALARLGAGRTVGKVVARVGA; translated from the coding sequence ATGAGAGCGTGGCGCGTGCACGAGAACGGCGAGCCGGAGCGGGTGCTGCGGCTGGAGGAGATCGAGGAGCCCTCCCCCGGCCCGGGGGAAGTCCTGGTGGGGGTGGAGGCGGTCTCGCTGAACTTCCTGGACGTGCTTTTGTGCCGCGGGGGCTACCAGGAGCGCCCGGAGCCCCCCTTCGTCCCCGGCGCGGAGGCTTCGGGGAGGGTGCTCGCGGCGGGTCCTGAGACCGGGATCGAGCCCGGCGGGCGAGTCGTCGTCCTGACCCGTCCGGAGGGGGCCTTCGCCGAGAGGGTCGCGGTGCCCGCCGAACGGGTCTTCCCGGTGCCGGAGGAGATGCCGCCGGAGAAGGCCGCAGCACTCCCCATCGCCTACCAGACCGCCCACTTCGCCCTGCACCGCCGGGCGGGACTCGAGCCCGGGGAGACGGTGCTGGTACACGCCGGGGCCGGCGGGGTGGGATCGGCGGCGATCCAGCTCGCCCGGGCTGCCGACGCCCGGGTCATAGCCACCGCGGGGAGCGAGCGGAAGCTCCGGATCTGCCGCGAGCTGGGGGCCGAGCTCGCCATAGACTACCGGCGGCAGGACGTGATCGGGGCCGTCAAGGAGGCCACCGGAGGCCGGGGGGCCGACGTGGTCTTCGACCCGGTCGGCGGCGACGTCTTCGACGCCTCCCGCCGGTGCGTGGCCTTCGAGGGGCGCCTGCTCGTCATAGGGTTCGCCGGAGGGAGGATCGCCGAGGCCCCGACCAACCACGTCCTGCTCAAGAACTACTCGGTCGTGGGGGTGCACTGGGGTCTCTACCAGAGCGTTATGCCGGGGCTGGTCCGGGAGGTACACGAGGAGCTGCTCCGGCTCTACGCCTCCGGCGAGATAGACCCCCTGATCGGGGATTCCGTCTCCTTCGAGGAGCTTCCGGGTGCGCTGGCCCGGCTGGGAGCGGGCAGGACCGTCGGCAAGGTCGTGGCCCGGGTGGGGGCCTAG
- a CDS encoding acetoin utilization AcuB family protein encodes MLRVRDSMTREVVTVAPEASVAEAWELCRRHRIRHLPVVEDGRLVGLVSDRDLRDASPPRSTGDEEHSFGWARMRDIMSTDLVTIHPLDTIEHAAREIYERRIGCLPVVEEGNLVGIITSSDMMRTLVELFGAHERGTWIEVEVPDRPGMLAAIADAVRERRVNIASVFVAPAMRASNRLIVMRLETTNPTGLVEELRRAGYEVDVVGSSAPVRTSLEES; translated from the coding sequence ATGCTCAGGGTCAGGGACTCCATGACGCGGGAGGTCGTCACCGTCGCCCCCGAGGCGAGCGTCGCCGAGGCGTGGGAGCTGTGCCGGAGGCACCGCATCCGGCACCTGCCCGTTGTGGAGGACGGGCGGCTGGTGGGGCTCGTCTCGGACAGGGACCTGCGGGACGCCAGCCCGCCCCGGAGCACCGGCGACGAGGAGCACTCCTTCGGCTGGGCCCGGATGCGGGACATCATGAGCACCGACCTGGTCACCATCCACCCCCTCGACACCATCGAGCACGCGGCGCGTGAGATCTACGAGCGCAGGATCGGCTGCCTGCCGGTCGTCGAGGAGGGGAACCTCGTCGGGATCATCACCTCCTCGGACATGATGCGCACCCTGGTGGAGCTCTTCGGCGCACACGAGAGGGGAACCTGGATCGAGGTCGAGGTCCCGGACCGGCCGGGGATGCTCGCCGCGATCGCCGACGCCGTCAGGGAGCGCCGGGTGAACATCGCGAGCGTCTTCGTCGCTCCGGCGATGCGGGCCTCCAACCGCCTGATCGTCATGCGGCTGGAGACGACGAACCCGACGGGCCTCGTCGAGGAGCTGCGGAGGGCCGGCTACGAGGTGGACGTGGTGGGCTCCTCGGCCCCGGTGCGCACCTCCCTCGAGGAGTCCTAG